One genomic window of Mucilaginibacter sp. SJ includes the following:
- a CDS encoding Crp/Fnr family transcriptional regulator, which translates to MPLNLILNNLEKHIHLTREEQEIFTAYLQPKKIKRKQFLLTYGEVCKYSAFVTAGCLRGYTVDKNGIEHVLSFAPADWWIADMYSLISQKPGIQNIEALEDTDVLLLSKANQEKLYIQIPKFEHFFRVLTENSLVASQQRLIDSLSLTAEERYNNFCKRYPTLIDHLPQKQIASYIGVTPEFFSRMKSEMVRKR; encoded by the coding sequence ATGCCGCTTAATCTGATACTTAACAATCTCGAAAAACACATCCACTTAACCCGCGAAGAACAGGAAATTTTTACGGCTTATTTACAGCCTAAAAAAATAAAACGCAAACAGTTTTTGCTAACTTATGGTGAAGTGTGCAAGTATTCGGCTTTTGTAACGGCCGGTTGTTTACGGGGCTACACGGTAGATAAAAATGGTATCGAACACGTGCTCAGCTTTGCTCCTGCCGATTGGTGGATTGCCGACATGTACAGCCTCATTTCGCAGAAACCAGGCATACAGAATATCGAAGCTTTAGAAGATACCGATGTGCTGTTGCTATCAAAAGCAAACCAGGAAAAATTATATATACAGATCCCTAAGTTTGAACACTTTTTCCGGGTCCTGACCGAAAACTCACTGGTAGCCAGTCAGCAACGCCTTATTGATAGCCTGAGCCTTACTGCCGAAGAACGTTACAATAACTTTTGTAAACGCTACCCCACCTTAATTGATCATCTGCCGCAAAAACAAATAGCATCTTATATCGGTGTAACCCCCGAATTTTTTAGCCGGATGAAAAGCGAAATGGTGAGGAAAAGATAG
- a CDS encoding SDR family oxidoreductase, with protein MNLQLTDKVIIVTGGAKGIGEGIVKVLAAEGAIPVIIGRGEADNLKTVEAVEVAGHRAYQVVAELTDPKACENAVNEVIAKFSRIDGLVNNAGVNDGVGLESGDYEGFMASLHKNVVHYYLMAHHALPELKKSKGAILNITSKTADTGQGHTSGYAASNGGRNALTREWAVELLKYGIRVNALVVAECWTPLYANWIKTLPDPEAKLKEIESKIPLGNRMTTAEEIANTVAFLLSPVSSHTTGQLIYVDGGYVHLDRALANA; from the coding sequence ATGAATTTACAACTTACAGATAAGGTAATTATAGTTACCGGAGGCGCCAAGGGCATAGGCGAGGGCATAGTGAAGGTGTTAGCTGCTGAAGGGGCTATCCCGGTTATAATAGGTCGCGGAGAGGCTGATAACCTGAAAACGGTTGAAGCTGTCGAGGTTGCAGGCCACAGGGCATACCAGGTGGTAGCCGAACTTACTGATCCTAAAGCATGCGAAAACGCGGTGAATGAAGTTATAGCCAAATTTAGCCGTATCGACGGATTGGTAAACAACGCCGGTGTTAACGATGGGGTTGGCCTGGAAAGCGGTGATTATGAAGGGTTCATGGCCTCTCTGCATAAGAACGTGGTGCATTATTACCTGATGGCGCATCATGCCCTGCCCGAGCTAAAAAAATCAAAAGGCGCTATCCTGAACATTACCTCAAAAACTGCCGATACCGGTCAGGGGCATACTTCAGGTTACGCGGCATCAAACGGTGGCCGTAACGCGCTTACCCGCGAATGGGCGGTTGAGCTTTTGAAATACGGTATCCGTGTAAACGCGCTGGTAGTGGCCGAATGCTGGACACCGCTTTACGCCAACTGGATCAAAACCCTGCCCGACCCGGAAGCCAAGCTGAAGGAGATCGAATCAAAAATTCCGCTGGGTAACCGGATGACCACCGCCGAGGAAATTGCCAATACCGTGGCGTTTTTATTGTCGCCGGTATCAAGCCATACCACCGGTCAGCTAATTTATGTTGATGGCGGTTATGTACATTTGGACAGGGCGCTGGCGAATGCATAG
- a CDS encoding fumarylacetoacetate hydrolase family protein, with product MKLYKLAKGSLLQHNGSSYIIDDEWDKLINRDGLAAYLESITADTTALSAEVENEYLNGKILPPIGTQEVWAAGVTYLRSRDARMEESETGASLYDKVYDAPRPELFFKALAHRVSGHNGEVYIRKDSEWDVPEPELTLFVNSDGNIQGYTIGNDMSSRSIEGENALYLPQAKVYEKSAALGPCLYVTSSPIPGETMISMNIKRDGKLVFEDETTVSRIKRSFTELTGYLYSECDFPNGCFLMTGTCLVPPPSFTLQAGDVVEISIDHIGTMVNVIGLNPKHK from the coding sequence ATGAAACTATACAAACTTGCCAAGGGCAGCCTATTGCAACATAACGGTTCATCATATATTATTGATGATGAATGGGACAAACTGATCAACAGGGATGGTTTAGCCGCTTACCTGGAATCGATCACTGCTGATACTACAGCTTTAAGCGCCGAGGTGGAGAATGAATATCTAAACGGCAAAATATTACCGCCGATTGGTACCCAGGAAGTATGGGCCGCCGGCGTAACTTATTTACGTAGCCGTGATGCCCGCATGGAGGAATCAGAAACAGGCGCGAGCTTATATGATAAGGTTTATGATGCGCCGCGCCCGGAGCTTTTTTTCAAAGCCCTTGCTCATCGGGTATCCGGGCATAACGGCGAGGTTTACATCCGCAAAGACTCGGAGTGGGACGTGCCGGAGCCTGAGCTTACACTATTTGTGAATAGCGATGGTAATATCCAGGGATATACCATTGGCAATGATATGAGCTCGCGGAGTATCGAGGGCGAAAATGCTTTGTACCTTCCGCAGGCTAAAGTTTATGAAAAAAGCGCCGCGCTTGGGCCATGCTTATATGTTACTTCATCGCCCATTCCCGGCGAAACGATGATCAGTATGAATATCAAACGCGATGGAAAGCTGGTTTTTGAAGATGAAACTACCGTATCGCGGATCAAACGCTCTTTTACCGAACTTACCGGCTATTTATATAGTGAATGTGATTTTCCTAACGGATGCTTTTTAATGACGGGCACCTGCCTGGTGCCCCCGCCAAGTTTTACTTTGCAAGCCGGCGATGTTGTGGAAATCAGTATTGACCATATCGGTACTATGGTAAATGTTATCGGTTTAAACCCTAAACATAAATAA
- a CDS encoding DUF6786 family protein has protein sequence MQLLKKSSLVLLIAGLAACTMYKPPVKKGSFEYDEEFLRKRDDSLIVLSDGGLGMVMVSPKYQGKVFTSTAEGSFGKSFGWIKYETFDQKQPDPHMNAFGGEDRLWLGPEGGQFSLFFKPGTKMEFANWHTPAAVDNESWELVSASDKKVSMSKSTHLQNYAGAELSIKLERDVEIMEPKAIQQVLGIDADTSVKAVGFNTLNTIINTGDKAWDKITGAPCLWNLDMFTPSPKVVIVVPYNESATGKIATTNYFGEIPKDRITYKNGILLFKADGKSRGKLGIPPHRAKNMAGSYDAENDVLTITMFDVDSTASYLNQEWKTDTAPYSGDAVNAYNDGPLADGKQMGPFYEIESVSPAAFLKPGEKLTHKHSVFHFTGNKAALNKIALKTLGISLDGISAAFK, from the coding sequence ATGCAGCTTTTAAAAAAGTCATCATTAGTTTTGCTGATTGCCGGTTTGGCTGCATGCACTATGTATAAACCACCTGTAAAAAAAGGAAGTTTTGAATATGACGAGGAGTTTCTGCGGAAGAGGGACGATAGTCTGATAGTTTTAAGTGACGGTGGCTTAGGAATGGTTATGGTATCTCCAAAATATCAGGGCAAGGTATTTACATCAACAGCAGAAGGCTCTTTCGGTAAAAGTTTCGGTTGGATCAAATACGAAACTTTCGATCAGAAACAGCCCGACCCGCATATGAATGCCTTTGGCGGCGAAGATCGCCTGTGGCTTGGGCCGGAAGGCGGGCAATTCTCGCTTTTCTTTAAGCCCGGCACCAAAATGGAGTTTGCCAATTGGCATACGCCGGCTGCTGTTGATAATGAAAGCTGGGAACTCGTTTCAGCTTCGGATAAAAAGGTATCGATGAGCAAAAGCACGCATCTGCAAAATTATGCCGGTGCCGAATTATCAATAAAGCTGGAGCGGGATGTGGAGATCATGGAGCCAAAAGCTATACAGCAGGTACTTGGTATTGATGCCGACACATCGGTAAAGGCAGTAGGCTTCAATACGCTGAATACTATCATAAATACAGGTGATAAGGCCTGGGATAAAATAACCGGTGCGCCATGCCTTTGGAATTTAGATATGTTTACCCCGTCGCCAAAAGTGGTGATCGTAGTGCCATATAATGAAAGTGCTACCGGTAAAATAGCTACTACCAATTATTTTGGCGAGATCCCGAAAGACAGGATCACTTATAAAAACGGCATTCTGCTGTTTAAGGCCGATGGCAAAAGCAGGGGGAAATTAGGTATTCCTCCTCATCGGGCAAAAAATATGGCCGGTAGCTATGATGCAGAGAACGATGTTTTAACCATAACTATGTTTGATGTGGATAGCACAGCATCCTACCTAAACCAGGAATGGAAAACAGATACTGCGCCTTACAGCGGCGACGCGGTAAATGCTTATAACGATGGCCCACTGGCCGATGGTAAGCAAATGGGGCCTTTTTATGAGATAGAAAGCGTATCACCCGCCGCCTTCCTGAAACCGGGCGAAAAGCTTACACATAAACATAGCGTATTCCATTTTACCGGTAATAAAGCCGCATTAAACAAAATAGCATTAAAAACACTGGGGATTTCACTGGATGGTATTTCAGCAGCATTTAAATAA
- a CDS encoding glycoside hydrolase family 172 protein yields MVKNYFLTICLCVIVASFVNAQQKFNGLDVGLSNLYRTSDAKTRSISPENFTGEKGKGGMATTGTGANASRDLGQTWKVSPSVVIKKHTTFTVAEINGSGAIQHIWMTPTGNWRYSIIRFYWDDETTPSVEVPVGDFFCMGWGKYAPVSSLAVAVNPGSAFNCYWPMPFRKKCRITMENIDDADMVLYYQVDYTLTDVPEDAGYFHAQFRRVNPLPYKKDFVLVDSIKGKGQYVGTYIAYGSNKNGWWGEGEIKFFMDGDTKFPTINGTGTEDYFCGSYDFDTRHKDADGKEKPGTEYTEFCSPYSGLPQVIRGDGHYNIAQRFGMYRWHIVDPIRFEKSLKVTIQALGWRHDGRYMPLQDDIASTVFWYQTGEHGPFPKFPSKDELEVN; encoded by the coding sequence ATGGTGAAAAATTATTTTTTAACGATCTGCCTGTGTGTTATTGTTGCTTCGTTTGTTAATGCGCAGCAAAAATTTAATGGTCTTGATGTTGGGCTCAGCAACCTTTATCGTACATCTGATGCCAAAACAAGATCTATCAGTCCGGAAAATTTTACCGGCGAAAAAGGTAAAGGTGGTATGGCCACAACAGGTACAGGCGCTAACGCATCCCGCGACTTAGGCCAGACCTGGAAAGTAAGCCCAAGCGTTGTCATCAAAAAACATACAACTTTTACCGTTGCCGAAATTAATGGATCGGGCGCTATTCAGCACATTTGGATGACCCCTACCGGTAACTGGCGCTATTCAATTATTCGTTTTTACTGGGACGATGAAACCACCCCATCAGTTGAGGTGCCCGTGGGCGATTTCTTTTGTATGGGATGGGGTAAATATGCACCGGTAAGTTCCCTCGCAGTGGCGGTTAATCCTGGCAGTGCATTTAATTGCTACTGGCCAATGCCGTTCCGAAAAAAATGCCGCATCACTATGGAAAACATCGACGATGCGGATATGGTGCTCTATTACCAGGTTGATTATACCCTGACCGATGTACCTGAAGATGCCGGGTATTTTCATGCGCAGTTTCGCAGGGTAAACCCACTGCCGTATAAAAAAGATTTTGTTTTGGTGGATAGCATTAAAGGCAAAGGACAATACGTCGGTACTTACATCGCTTATGGCTCAAATAAAAATGGCTGGTGGGGCGAAGGAGAGATCAAATTTTTTATGGATGGTGATACCAAATTCCCTACTATAAACGGAACCGGTACGGAGGACTATTTCTGCGGATCATATGATTTTGATACCCGCCACAAAGATGCCGATGGAAAGGAGAAGCCGGGTACCGAATACACCGAATTTTGCAGCCCCTATAGCGGCTTGCCACAGGTGATCCGTGGTGACGGGCATTACAATATTGCGCAACGTTTCGGCATGTACCGCTGGCATATCGTTGACCCCATTCGCTTTGAAAAAAGTTTAAAAGTTACCATACAAGCCTTAGGCTGGCGGCATGATGGCCGTTACATGCCCTTGCAGGATGATATCGCTTCAACCGTGTTTTGGTATCAAACCGGCGAACACGGCCCTTTCCCTAAATTTCCCTCAAAAGACGAACTGGAAGTAAACTAA
- a CDS encoding GLPGLI family protein produces MKKILTLTTILLLSANLLLAQGNKHFTFHGTIEYDKTSNVWAMLQKAINKDNEMWYQPRYEQYKKTKPQFKVLKSTLKFGNNQTLFTPVEPETPTANFWSEPMMTAQNSTIFSDFNTGMSTSQKSVFEETFLVKDTTRHIKWKLTGETREIAGYPCRRANGLILDSIYVVAFYTEEIPVSGGPESFNGLPGMILGVALPHENVTWFATKVTEQPIDEKSLTAPKKGKAATNKSFMTVLQNAMKDWGTEGKEYLKGFSL; encoded by the coding sequence ATGAAAAAGATTTTAACCTTAACAACCATACTGCTATTAAGCGCGAACCTTTTGCTTGCGCAGGGCAATAAGCACTTTACTTTTCACGGTACCATTGAATATGACAAAACCTCAAATGTATGGGCAATGTTGCAAAAAGCCATTAATAAAGATAACGAAATGTGGTACCAGCCGAGGTATGAACAATATAAAAAAACTAAGCCCCAGTTTAAGGTATTAAAAAGCACCTTGAAATTTGGCAACAACCAAACGCTGTTTACACCTGTTGAACCGGAAACACCAACAGCCAATTTCTGGAGTGAGCCAATGATGACTGCTCAAAACAGCACCATATTTTCTGATTTTAATACCGGAATGAGCACCAGCCAAAAAAGTGTATTTGAAGAAACCTTTTTAGTGAAAGACACCACTCGTCATATCAAATGGAAACTTACCGGCGAAACCCGTGAAATTGCCGGCTATCCATGTCGCCGGGCTAACGGCCTGATTCTTGATTCGATTTATGTAGTAGCTTTTTATACTGAAGAGATCCCTGTTTCGGGTGGTCCTGAATCATTTAATGGCTTACCAGGGATGATATTAGGCGTAGCTCTCCCGCACGAAAACGTAACCTGGTTTGCCACTAAAGTTACCGAACAGCCTATCGATGAAAAATCATTAACAGCACCTAAGAAAGGCAAAGCTGCCACTAACAAAAGTTTCATGACTGTATTGCAAAATGCCATGAAAGATTGGGGTACGGAGGGAAAAGAGTATTTGAAGGGATTTTCATTGTAG
- the fucP gene encoding L-fucose:H+ symporter permease, with translation MSKNNALVAVALITSLFFIWGFALNLNPILIPHLKKACQLNDLQSSLIDSASYIAYFILPIPAAQFMKKYGYKGGIILGLILFSTGAFLFFPAAAVRNYSFFLAALFIVFSGAAFLETAANPYITVLGDPAGAERRINFSQSFNGLAATLAPLIGGKYILSGKVLTDAESSKMSPEQLNEYLNHEASSVQIPFVVIGAVVLVVAFLIYRTHFPPIVEETSEEAVNDNRSLGVRIGELLHVKSLRAGIFAEFLYVGAQAGISSFFIRYSEKVAGFAEKPASFYLTIASAGFMAGRFIGTLLMRYFNPVKLLITYAIINIFLIAMAVTLKGEVAVYALMCTWFFMSIMFPTIFSLSIRGLGAKTKLGSSLVIMGIVGGAIFPVIMGRVSDATHNIQMAYIVPGFCFLGILIFAINNHKVKKLVMAGSH, from the coding sequence ATGTCAAAAAACAACGCCCTGGTAGCAGTCGCATTAATCACTTCCCTGTTTTTTATCTGGGGATTCGCGCTCAATCTTAACCCAATCTTAATTCCGCACTTAAAAAAAGCCTGCCAGCTTAATGACCTGCAATCATCACTTATCGATTCAGCATCTTATATAGCTTATTTCATATTACCTATCCCGGCCGCGCAGTTCATGAAAAAATATGGCTATAAGGGCGGGATCATCTTAGGTTTGATACTTTTTTCAACAGGAGCATTCCTGTTTTTCCCTGCTGCTGCGGTGCGCAACTATTCGTTCTTTTTAGCAGCGTTATTCATCGTATTTTCGGGAGCGGCCTTTTTGGAAACAGCCGCTAATCCCTATATAACGGTATTAGGTGACCCGGCTGGGGCTGAAAGAAGGATCAACTTTTCACAATCATTTAACGGATTGGCTGCCACCTTAGCTCCGCTTATTGGGGGTAAATATATTTTATCGGGCAAAGTATTAACAGATGCGGAATCAAGCAAAATGTCGCCCGAGCAGCTGAATGAATATCTTAATCATGAAGCATCGTCTGTACAAATTCCTTTTGTGGTAATTGGCGCAGTGGTGCTTGTAGTTGCATTCTTAATTTATCGTACGCACTTCCCGCCAATTGTTGAAGAAACCAGTGAGGAGGCAGTTAACGACAATCGTTCGCTTGGTGTAAGGATAGGCGAGCTGTTGCACGTGAAAAGTTTAAGGGCCGGTATCTTTGCAGAGTTTTTATATGTAGGGGCACAGGCTGGTATAAGCAGTTTCTTTATCCGCTATTCAGAAAAAGTAGCCGGATTTGCTGAAAAACCAGCTTCTTTTTACCTCACTATAGCTTCTGCGGGTTTCATGGCAGGCAGGTTTATTGGTACATTACTCATGCGTTATTTTAACCCGGTTAAACTGCTCATCACTTATGCGATTATTAACATTTTCCTGATAGCTATGGCGGTAACGCTAAAAGGCGAAGTGGCTGTTTACGCGTTAATGTGTACCTGGTTCTTCATGTCGATCATGTTCCCAACTATTTTCTCGTTAAGTATCCGTGGCTTGGGCGCTAAAACCAAACTCGGTTCATCATTGGTGATCATGGGGATTGTGGGGGGGGCTATATTCCCGGTGATCATGGGTAGGGTATCTGACGCTACACATAACATCCAGATGGCTTATATAGTACCGGGCTTTTGTTTCCTGGGCATTTTAATATTTGCCATCAATAATCACAAAGTTAAGAAGCTGGTAATGGCCGGCAGTCATTAA